One window from the genome of Halomicrobium zhouii encodes:
- a CDS encoding DUF1405 domain-containing protein: MAAIEDAGRRLEGLVARYFDGPLPPREDLPRYVAPLPGWLEDLGLRLAYPIAIVNLLGTLFGFWYYGFHPLPLSDPLFVSQFARTPTVMWPFVPDSPVATLFIALSLIGWKRGWQAEWIHALAFFGCIKLGLWTPWVQLVINGLGDTPLWMYHFLVWSHVAMAVEAFLIHRYSDFPVGAVAVAVGWYLWNDVVDYFVPLVGDPHHTTIGAEWTGTAFDHASQAHDLAAAAAVFLTVLATFLALTTRVEKLELER, translated from the coding sequence ATGGCAGCCATCGAGGACGCGGGTCGCCGGCTCGAAGGACTCGTCGCCCGGTATTTCGACGGGCCGTTGCCCCCGAGAGAGGACCTCCCGCGCTACGTCGCGCCCCTTCCCGGGTGGCTGGAGGATCTGGGGCTCCGGCTCGCGTACCCCATCGCTATCGTCAACCTGCTGGGGACGCTGTTCGGGTTCTGGTACTACGGCTTCCACCCCCTCCCACTCTCGGACCCCCTCTTCGTCAGCCAGTTCGCGCGGACGCCGACGGTGATGTGGCCCTTCGTCCCGGACAGCCCGGTGGCGACGCTGTTCATCGCGCTCTCGCTCATCGGCTGGAAACGCGGCTGGCAGGCGGAGTGGATCCACGCGCTGGCCTTCTTCGGCTGTATCAAGCTCGGCCTGTGGACGCCGTGGGTCCAGCTCGTGATCAACGGGCTCGGCGACACGCCGCTGTGGATGTACCACTTCCTCGTCTGGAGCCACGTCGCGATGGCCGTCGAGGCGTTCCTGATCCACCGCTACAGCGACTTCCCCGTCGGCGCGGTGGCCGTCGCCGTCGGGTGGTACCTCTGGAACGACGTCGTCGACTACTTCGTCCCGCTCGTCGGCGACCCGCACCACACCACCATCGGCGCGGAGTGGACCGGGACGGCCTTCGACCACGCGTCGCAGGCCCACGACCTGGCTGCGGCGGCAGCCGTCTTCCTGACCGTGCTGGCCACCTTCCTCGCGCTGACGACGCGGGTCGAGAAGCTCGAACTGGAGCGCTGA
- a CDS encoding sodium:solute symporter family protein, with product MADTALQLAIVGGYMVLAAAIGVVAYRLTDRTAEDYYLASRTLGTVVLLFTTFATLLSAFTFFGGPNLAFNAGPEWILVMGLMDGIIFAVLWYVLGYKQWLVGQKHGYVTLGEMLGDRFGSRWLRGGVAAVSIFWLFPYVMIQQQGAGQAIVGLTDGAVPFWVGAGAITLFMIVYVAVSGMRGVAWTDTLQGLVMLGLIWAAVAWVLSAVGGLSSATASMGEANPEFLALGGGLYSPQYVISTAVSIAFGVTMFPQINQRFFVARSEKVLKRTLALWPILVVLLFVPAFMLGAWAAGLGVTVPENGNVIPAILNEYTAGWFTAAVVAAAMAAMMSSSDSMLLSGASYLTRDIYRPLTGASATGEAGATENEDGREALVARVGVVIFATLSFVASLYSPGTLVEIGDTAFGGFAQLALPVLLALYWPRTTRWGMYVGLGGAQLFYLVNVFLIADPAQYYLGWSASIVGMLLGLLLTVVFSLATNPSPGEDSSLYAVSGVESD from the coding sequence GTGGCTGACACCGCACTCCAGCTTGCCATCGTCGGCGGGTACATGGTCCTGGCGGCTGCCATCGGCGTCGTCGCCTACCGCCTGACCGACCGCACCGCCGAGGACTACTACCTCGCGAGCCGAACCTTGGGAACCGTCGTCCTCCTGTTCACCACGTTCGCGACACTGCTGTCGGCGTTCACCTTCTTCGGCGGCCCGAACCTGGCGTTCAATGCCGGGCCCGAGTGGATCCTGGTGATGGGGTTGATGGACGGGATAATCTTCGCCGTCCTCTGGTACGTCCTGGGGTACAAGCAGTGGCTCGTCGGCCAGAAGCACGGCTACGTCACGCTCGGCGAGATGCTCGGGGACCGCTTCGGCTCGCGGTGGCTGCGGGGCGGCGTCGCCGCGGTCAGCATCTTCTGGCTCTTTCCCTACGTCATGATCCAGCAACAGGGCGCCGGCCAGGCTATCGTCGGGCTGACCGACGGCGCGGTGCCGTTCTGGGTCGGCGCGGGCGCCATCACGCTGTTCATGATCGTCTACGTCGCCGTCTCGGGGATGCGCGGCGTCGCCTGGACCGACACCCTCCAGGGACTGGTGATGCTCGGGCTCATCTGGGCCGCCGTCGCGTGGGTCCTCTCCGCGGTCGGCGGCCTGAGTTCGGCGACGGCCAGCATGGGGGAGGCCAACCCCGAGTTCCTCGCGCTGGGTGGTGGGCTCTACTCGCCGCAGTACGTGATTTCGACGGCGGTGAGTATCGCCTTCGGCGTGACGATGTTCCCCCAGATCAACCAGCGATTCTTCGTCGCTCGCTCGGAGAAAGTGCTCAAGCGTACGCTCGCGCTGTGGCCGATACTCGTCGTGCTCCTGTTCGTGCCGGCGTTTATGCTCGGCGCCTGGGCCGCCGGTCTCGGGGTCACCGTGCCGGAGAACGGCAACGTGATCCCGGCCATCCTGAACGAGTACACCGCCGGCTGGTTCACGGCCGCCGTCGTCGCCGCGGCGATGGCGGCGATGATGTCATCCAGCGACTCGATGCTGCTGTCCGGTGCGTCGTACCTGACACGGGACATCTACCGGCCGCTGACGGGTGCGAGCGCGACAGGCGAAGCGGGCGCGACCGAGAACGAAGATGGCCGCGAGGCGCTGGTCGCCCGAGTGGGCGTCGTCATCTTCGCGACGCTCTCGTTCGTCGCCAGCCTCTACTCTCCCGGGACGCTCGTGGAGATCGGCGACACCGCGTTCGGGGGCTTCGCCCAGCTCGCGCTGCCAGTTCTCTTGGCGCTGTACTGGCCCCGGACGACGCGCTGGGGGATGTACGTCGGTCTCGGCGGGGCGCAGCTGTTCTACCTCGTCAACGTCTTCCTCATCGCCGACCCGGCCCAGTACTACCTCGGCTGGTCGGCGTCTATCGTCGGGATGCTCCTCGGCCTGCTGTTGACCGTCGTCTTCTCGCTCGCGACGAACCCCTCGCCCGGTGAGGATTCGTCACTCTACGCCGTCTCCGGCGTCGAGAGCGACTGA
- the dnaG gene encoding DNA primase DnaG produces the protein MYDSAKYLIHADITANGVVERNDVVGAIFGQTEGLLGEDLDLRELQDHSKVGRIDVDVDSEGGQSFGEITIASGLDRVETALLAASLETIERVGPCRATIEVSDLEDVRQAKRRTVVDRATDLLADLEADAVTSVDIVDEVRQRVRVENVTEYEGFPAGPRVADSDAVVVVEGRADVLQLLQYGVKNAIAVEGTDVPEPVAELTKRRTVTAFLDGDRGGELIMKELTQVGSVDYVAFAPPGTGVEDLSRGQITAALREKVPAETVVEATESSPFGEREPDAQLSDDESAAGDGTPDGTPDPAGDGPDVAGSTTDESSAGDAAAEQATGEMAEADGGTAGQSAHTDAPISRAPGDGAASAETASTVEVTAGETTATAESSSATATDTASSETTNTVAGHVQAVIADHTGRVRLLDETARVLEEGAVEDAFGLVDELDAVPETVVLDGPVTQRLLDVAAQRGVRHVVGGSEGEYVKQPTNVRVRTIDDF, from the coding sequence ATGTACGATTCAGCCAAATATCTCATCCACGCCGACATCACCGCCAACGGAGTCGTCGAGCGAAACGACGTCGTCGGTGCCATCTTCGGCCAGACCGAGGGGCTCCTCGGGGAGGACCTGGACCTCCGCGAGCTACAGGACCACTCCAAGGTGGGTCGCATCGACGTCGACGTCGACTCGGAAGGCGGTCAGTCCTTCGGCGAAATTACCATCGCCAGCGGGCTCGACCGCGTCGAGACGGCACTGCTCGCGGCCTCGCTGGAGACCATCGAACGGGTCGGTCCCTGCCGGGCGACTATCGAGGTAAGCGACCTCGAAGACGTCCGGCAGGCGAAACGACGCACCGTCGTCGACCGGGCGACGGACCTGCTCGCCGACCTCGAAGCGGACGCGGTCACCTCCGTCGACATCGTCGACGAGGTCCGCCAGCGCGTCCGGGTCGAGAACGTCACCGAGTACGAAGGGTTCCCCGCCGGCCCGCGCGTCGCCGACAGCGACGCCGTCGTCGTCGTCGAGGGCCGCGCCGACGTCCTCCAGCTCCTGCAGTACGGCGTCAAGAACGCCATCGCCGTGGAGGGAACTGACGTCCCCGAACCGGTCGCCGAGCTGACGAAGCGCCGGACGGTCACCGCCTTCCTCGACGGCGACCGCGGCGGCGAACTCATCATGAAGGAACTCACGCAGGTCGGCTCGGTCGACTACGTCGCGTTCGCCCCGCCCGGCACCGGCGTCGAGGACCTCTCTCGCGGCCAGATAACCGCGGCGCTCCGGGAGAAGGTGCCCGCCGAGACCGTCGTCGAAGCGACCGAATCCAGCCCGTTCGGCGAGCGAGAACCCGACGCGCAGTTATCTGACGACGAGAGTGCGGCCGGCGACGGTACGCCCGACGGCACCCCTGATCCAGCCGGTGACGGGCCCGACGTCGCCGGATCCACCACCGACGAGTCCAGCGCAGGCGACGCCGCCGCGGAACAGGCCACTGGCGAGATGGCCGAGGCGGACGGCGGAACCGCGGGCCAGTCTGCGCACACCGACGCTCCGATATCCAGGGCACCCGGCGACGGCGCGGCGTCGGCCGAAACGGCGTCGACGGTGGAAGTGACGGCGGGGGAGACGACCGCCACCGCCGAGTCGTCGTCCGCGACAGCGACCGACACCGCATCGAGCGAGACGACCAACACGGTGGCGGGCCACGTCCAGGCAGTCATCGCCGACCACACCGGCCGGGTTCGGTTGCTCGACGAGACGGCGCGAGTGCTGGAGGAAGGGGCGGTCGAGGACGCCTTCGGCCTCGTCGACGAACTGGACGCCGTCCCCGAGACGGTCGTGCTCGACGGGCCCGTCACCCAGCGCCTGCTCGACGTGGCCGCTCAGCGCGGCGTCCGGCACGTCGTCGGTGGAAGCGAGGGCGAGTACGTCAAACAGCCCACCAACGTCCGCGTGCGGACGATAGACGACTTCTAG
- a CDS encoding DUF3311 domain-containing protein, with protein MSGANAARGDQEGRLRLAGWAAVAFVLVALAVPWFLWRDATVVAGLPLWVWWHVGWMALASVVFYVFTKRAWGIGIVRADAGHGGTTEAEDPVDGEDSAEVTRRG; from the coding sequence ATGAGTGGCGCGAACGCGGCGCGTGGAGACCAAGAGGGCCGACTCCGGCTGGCAGGATGGGCCGCCGTAGCCTTCGTGCTCGTCGCGCTCGCCGTGCCGTGGTTCCTCTGGCGGGACGCGACGGTCGTCGCCGGCCTGCCGCTGTGGGTCTGGTGGCACGTCGGCTGGATGGCGCTCGCGTCGGTCGTCTTCTACGTCTTCACGAAACGCGCGTGGGGAATCGGTATCGTTCGGGCCGACGCCGGACACGGCGGGACGACCGAGGCGGAGGACCCGGTCGACGGCGAGGACAGCGCGGAGGTGACCAGGCGTGGCTGA
- a CDS encoding HFX_2341 family transcriptional regulator, whose protein sequence is MQTHIVPVGFDYDRLIAPLVREHLEVDRVILLEGAVGSEANVEYSRNLAEKLEKDYRNLLGAETERVVVADVYDYDAAFEQAFALINAELDRADDAAVWVNISAMPRTVSFAFATAAHSIMVEREEDRQRVHTYYTVPEKYLETELAEELREQRDLLDDVVEEVDDEELAERVDERHRAAEDLLDEFDERGTTIGAKEVGGSHVVELPVALFSNVKPFEEVILFTLGEHGEFESVSELAHELARELGEEYTDSFRSKVIYNVDRLGPGGKGYIEQEEHGKSYRTRLSRIGELWVRAHSGDEDDELSV, encoded by the coding sequence ATGCAGACCCACATCGTGCCGGTCGGCTTCGACTACGACCGGCTCATCGCGCCGCTCGTGCGCGAACACCTCGAAGTGGACCGGGTCATCCTGCTGGAGGGGGCGGTGGGCAGCGAGGCCAACGTCGAGTACTCGCGCAACCTCGCCGAGAAACTGGAGAAGGACTACCGGAATCTGCTGGGCGCCGAGACCGAACGCGTCGTCGTCGCGGACGTCTACGACTACGACGCCGCCTTCGAGCAGGCCTTCGCGCTGATCAACGCCGAACTCGACCGGGCCGACGACGCGGCGGTGTGGGTCAACATCTCCGCGATGCCCCGCACCGTCTCCTTCGCCTTCGCCACGGCGGCCCACTCCATCATGGTCGAGCGCGAGGAGGACCGCCAGCGGGTCCACACCTACTACACCGTCCCGGAGAAGTACCTGGAGACCGAACTCGCCGAGGAACTACGCGAGCAGCGCGACCTCCTCGACGACGTCGTCGAGGAGGTCGACGACGAGGAACTGGCCGAACGCGTCGACGAGCGCCACCGGGCCGCCGAGGACCTGCTCGACGAGTTCGACGAGCGCGGGACGACCATCGGTGCCAAGGAGGTCGGCGGCAGCCACGTCGTCGAACTCCCCGTCGCGCTCTTTTCCAACGTCAAACCGTTCGAGGAAGTCATCCTCTTCACGCTGGGCGAACACGGCGAGTTCGAGAGCGTCAGCGAACTGGCCCACGAACTCGCCCGCGAACTCGGCGAGGAGTACACCGACAGCTTCCGCTCGAAGGTCATCTACAACGTCGACCGCCTGGGCCCCGGCGGCAAGGGCTACATCGAGCAGGAGGAACACGGCAAGTCCTACCGGACGCGCCTCTCCCGCATCGGCGAACTCTGGGTCCGCGCTCACTCCGGCGACGAGGACGACGAGCTCTCCGTCTGA
- a CDS encoding DUF92 domain-containing protein, whose amino-acid sequence MTSTVRRAVAFALVGSLALLAPVVVGTGSDTVAALAAPLGAAPSLVATAAMAAPFVLVAAFALTVDDDRALFDLFARPGDRQDGTLYGLAGFSLAAAGLALLAGQFGLPTWVFVGSVFVLGVGNVAGNATDAFTGERILSTAGFVVGGFAGAVVGQAVAARLVGIDLTGEFVAVVAFLAASGALLGALLRSVLFERDDPLVMVSIGLLLWLLSDLPLEDVTTTRIAVALAVTVALGYVAYALDTASLPGMLTGVFLGLLTMVLGDFRWFAMLITFFGLGGLASKFRYEEKERRGIAEENEGARGSGNVLANSLVALVAVIGWAASQDVPDLDSLLFLFAFAGSLAAAMSDTLSSEIGGLYDDPRLITTFERVDPGTDGAITWQGEVAGLVGAGIIAGIAGALFDPVDAVGAVIVLGAGVAGMTVDSLLGATIEGRLVDNQGVNLLATVAAAVVGVALAVLVLA is encoded by the coding sequence GTGACATCGACTGTCCGGCGGGCCGTGGCCTTCGCACTCGTCGGCAGCCTGGCGCTGCTGGCCCCGGTCGTCGTCGGCACCGGGTCCGACACGGTCGCCGCTCTCGCCGCGCCGCTCGGGGCGGCACCGTCGCTCGTCGCGACGGCGGCGATGGCGGCACCGTTCGTGCTCGTCGCCGCCTTCGCGCTGACCGTCGACGACGACCGGGCCCTGTTCGACCTGTTCGCCCGTCCCGGTGACCGACAGGACGGGACGCTGTACGGCCTCGCCGGGTTCTCGCTCGCGGCCGCCGGTCTCGCACTGCTGGCCGGTCAGTTCGGGCTGCCCACGTGGGTGTTCGTCGGGAGCGTCTTCGTCCTCGGCGTCGGCAACGTCGCCGGCAACGCCACCGACGCGTTCACCGGCGAGCGCATCCTCTCGACCGCCGGCTTCGTCGTCGGCGGGTTCGCCGGGGCCGTCGTCGGCCAGGCCGTCGCCGCACGACTCGTCGGCATCGACCTGACCGGCGAGTTCGTCGCGGTCGTCGCCTTCCTCGCCGCCAGCGGTGCGCTCCTGGGGGCGCTCCTCCGGTCGGTCCTCTTCGAGCGCGACGACCCCCTCGTGATGGTCTCTATCGGTCTTTTGCTGTGGCTCCTCTCCGATCTGCCCCTCGAAGACGTGACGACCACCCGCATCGCCGTCGCGCTCGCCGTGACGGTGGCGCTGGGCTACGTCGCCTACGCGCTCGACACCGCGTCGCTGCCGGGGATGCTCACCGGCGTCTTCCTCGGCCTGCTGACGATGGTGCTGGGCGACTTCCGGTGGTTCGCCATGCTCATCACCTTCTTCGGCCTCGGGGGACTGGCCTCGAAGTTCCGCTACGAGGAGAAGGAACGCCGCGGCATCGCCGAGGAGAACGAGGGCGCCAGGGGCAGCGGCAACGTCCTGGCGAACTCGCTGGTCGCGCTGGTCGCCGTCATCGGCTGGGCGGCCAGCCAGGACGTCCCCGACCTCGACTCACTCCTGTTCCTCTTTGCCTTCGCCGGGTCGCTGGCCGCGGCGATGAGCGACACACTCTCTTCGGAGATCGGCGGGCTCTACGACGACCCCAGGCTCATCACCACGTTCGAGCGCGTCGACCCCGGAACCGACGGTGCCATCACCTGGCAGGGTGAGGTCGCCGGGCTCGTCGGTGCCGGCATCATCGCGGGCATCGCCGGTGCGCTGTTCGACCCCGTCGACGCGGTGGGCGCGGTCATCGTCCTCGGCGCCGGCGTCGCGGGGATGACCGTCGACAGCCTCCTCGGTGCCACTATCGAGGGCCGCCTCGTCGACAACCAGGGCGTGAACCTGCTGGCCACCGTCGCGGCGGCCGTCGTCGGCGTGGCGCTCGCCGTCCTCGTTCTCGCATGA
- a CDS encoding tRNA-binding protein: MGIEEDDIDPAQFLEDVEMRVGEVVSVEDFPEAHKDVYKLEVDFDEEVRQSAAGLTDNYDHEDLLGSQVLAVVNLGTVNIAGFESQCLVTGVDDADGDVVHLQPERDVPNGTRLY; encoded by the coding sequence ATGGGCATCGAAGAGGACGACATCGATCCGGCACAGTTCCTGGAAGACGTTGAGATGCGCGTCGGCGAAGTCGTCTCCGTCGAGGACTTCCCCGAAGCGCACAAGGACGTGTACAAACTCGAGGTGGACTTCGACGAGGAGGTCCGCCAGTCTGCCGCCGGGCTGACGGACAACTACGACCACGAGGACCTCCTCGGTAGTCAGGTGCTCGCTGTCGTCAACCTCGGGACAGTGAACATCGCCGGGTTCGAGAGCCAGTGTCTGGTCACCGGCGTCGACGACGCGGACGGCGACGTCGTCCACCTGCAACCCGAACGCGACGTCCCCAACGGGACCCGGCTCTACTGA
- the sfsA gene encoding DNA/RNA nuclease SfsA, with the protein MNERLLTREGDPVIGEFVERDNRFVIRVDFGDEVGRAFLGDPGALRDVLVPGYEVLCEPVDDPERATDYDAIAIRVSEATTADASEPVHVSLRAALANDLFASALDGGQLPQFDWADEISREPALPDHGRTDFHLATDGDGSREAFVEVKSATHVEDGVVKFPDRQTERGRRHLRSLESALADDTEAHLAFVVQRPDVERLRPFREVDPEFADLLARVSEAGVEVHALVTAFDPPHYSLRRTDLPVELDA; encoded by the coding sequence ATGAACGAACGGCTCCTGACGCGCGAGGGCGACCCGGTTATCGGCGAGTTCGTCGAGCGGGACAACCGCTTCGTGATCCGCGTCGACTTCGGCGACGAGGTCGGACGGGCCTTTCTCGGCGACCCCGGCGCGCTCCGGGACGTCCTGGTACCAGGTTACGAGGTCCTCTGTGAACCCGTCGACGACCCGGAGCGGGCCACCGATTACGACGCCATCGCGATTCGCGTTTCCGAGGCAACCACTGCCGACGCCAGTGAGCCGGTCCACGTCAGCCTCCGCGCCGCGCTCGCCAACGACCTGTTCGCCAGCGCGCTCGACGGCGGCCAACTCCCGCAGTTCGACTGGGCCGACGAGATCTCCCGAGAGCCCGCGCTCCCGGACCACGGCCGCACCGACTTCCACCTCGCGACGGACGGCGACGGCTCCCGGGAAGCCTTCGTCGAGGTCAAGTCGGCGACCCACGTCGAGGACGGGGTCGTCAAGTTCCCGGACCGCCAGACCGAGCGGGGCCGGCGCCACCTCCGGAGTCTGGAGTCCGCCCTCGCCGACGACACCGAGGCCCACCTCGCGTTCGTCGTCCAGCGACCCGACGTCGAACGGCTCCGGCCGTTCCGCGAGGTCGATCCCGAGTTCGCCGACCTGCTGGCCCGGGTCAGCGAGGCCGGCGTCGAGGTCCACGCGCTCGTCACGGCGTTCGACCCGCCGCACTACTCCCTGCGCCGAACGGACCTGCCGGTCGAACTCGACGCGTAG
- a CDS encoding sugar phosphate isomerase/epimerase family protein has protein sequence MQTAIQLYTVRDIEKPLPEILTDVGEAGYDGVEFAYRVEDADHTAVRTALDDAGLQAASAHVGIDAIEDDVDAVVAAADALGYDDVVVPWLDPEHWESVEAVEATAARLSGLAEELSEAGLTMHYHNHDQEFVETDAGVAYELLAEQTDFMLELDAGWALAGGADPVELLHRYRDRISHVHLKDVNLDSDEVPALGEGDLDIPAVAEAAHEIGAEWLVYENDEPRDPVAAIPHGADVLSRHV, from the coding sequence ATGCAGACCGCGATTCAGCTGTACACCGTCCGCGATATCGAGAAACCGCTGCCGGAGATTCTCACCGACGTCGGCGAAGCGGGCTACGACGGCGTGGAGTTCGCCTACAGAGTCGAAGACGCGGACCACACCGCGGTCCGGACCGCACTCGACGACGCTGGCCTCCAGGCCGCCTCGGCCCACGTCGGTATCGACGCCATCGAGGACGACGTGGACGCGGTCGTCGCGGCCGCGGACGCGCTCGGCTACGACGACGTCGTCGTACCGTGGCTCGACCCCGAACACTGGGAGAGCGTCGAGGCGGTCGAGGCGACCGCCGCCCGCCTCTCCGGACTCGCCGAGGAGCTGTCGGAAGCGGGCCTGACGATGCACTACCACAACCACGACCAGGAGTTCGTCGAGACCGACGCGGGCGTCGCCTACGAACTGCTGGCCGAACAGACCGACTTCATGCTCGAACTCGACGCGGGGTGGGCGCTCGCGGGCGGCGCGGACCCCGTCGAACTGCTCCACCGGTACCGTGACCGGATCTCACACGTCCACCTCAAGGACGTGAACCTCGACAGCGACGAGGTACCGGCGCTCGGCGAGGGTGACCTCGACATCCCCGCCGTCGCCGAAGCGGCCCACGAGATCGGCGCCGAGTGGCTCGTCTACGAGAACGACGAACCGCGCGACCCCGTCGCGGCGATCCCCCACGGCGCCGACGTGCTGTCGCGGCACGTCTGA
- a CDS encoding GNAT family N-acetyltransferase: protein MIRPAEPADYRALRAIQEAALDEHWPDLLELGVDGPPICLVAETDRPVGYALVVDGDDVAYVAELAVAPAEQGQGYGSELLAALLDRLRSAGFETIRLTARADDDRVRSFYETFGFDAVDEVPDHYDDGDAVVLARSL from the coding sequence ATGATCAGGCCCGCCGAACCGGCCGACTACCGAGCGCTCCGTGCGATTCAGGAGGCTGCACTCGACGAGCACTGGCCCGACCTGCTCGAACTCGGCGTCGACGGCCCGCCGATATGCCTCGTCGCTGAGACGGACCGGCCGGTCGGCTACGCGCTCGTCGTCGACGGCGACGACGTCGCGTACGTCGCCGAACTCGCCGTCGCACCAGCCGAACAGGGCCAGGGGTACGGCTCCGAGTTGCTGGCCGCGCTGCTTGACAGGCTCAGATCGGCGGGGTTCGAAACTATCCGGCTGACTGCGCGGGCCGACGACGACCGGGTGCGTTCTTTCTACGAAACCTTCGGCTTCGACGCGGTCGACGAGGTGCCGGACCACTACGACGACGGCGACGCGGTCGTGCTGGCCAGGTCCCTCTAG